The following are encoded in a window of Thermocrinis sp. genomic DNA:
- the cas3 gene encoding CRISPR-associated helicase Cas3' yields the protein MENLQSLLEKRWAKDDGTTIREHTNKLLENLEKLKCHYKEEIEELIPKKLPCELRDRFWEILELACEYHDYGKIHCKFQEKLKNKSVKPIKNLPEVRHNLLSPAFVDVEDERIGKIVRLLVLHHHPVEEVSVENVEKVLKEEFGFEKNPISFLLKKGEIDYLRDDIARMFNLPEEELIKYYRLLKGLLLRIDHASSSKQAQEVEEIPPDDTLSFVDEFFKEKNINPNEMQIFIKGNRDKNLVVIAPTGSGKTEAGFIYLQRKGFFMLPYRVSANGIYTRAEGIFKDRAGLLHSSALSYVLEKDERNEDIQNNKEDAIFLNYFLSCNFAKPIIVCTPDQLMHFVFRYKGFEKYYATALYSRLVIDELQSYDPITLAFIVKALEVLAQNGGKFLVMTATFPEFLKERFISMGVEFEKFNLQQKPYHNVEIVQDKIDSWIEKIVELSQKAKVLVVVNTVKKAIELKGEIPSAKLLHSRFMLKDRKQKEIEIKNFFDGQEGGVWITTQLAEVSLDLDADYLFTELSTADSLIQRMGRCNRRGQKSTEEPNVFVFTEECSGIGSVYYKDLHQKMQKELKDGLWYWEFKWELMEKVYSESALRNTKYLESFNKAYSYITSLWEGTDSLIRSKSKAQELFRDINAVQVIPKRFEKEVQELVQKWEKTKDNLVERVKYLSQILEYSFSLPAWSLNKLEKQKIHDKLSIYYVEGNYGEDTGFELTSSADTEQEENIV from the coding sequence ATGGAGAATCTTCAGAGCCTGCTTGAAAAACGCTGGGCAAAGGATGACGGAACAACGATAAGGGAACACACAAACAAACTTTTGGAAAACTTAGAAAAACTTAAGTGCCATTACAAGGAAGAAATAGAAGAACTAATACCAAAAAAGCTTCCATGCGAGCTAAGGGATAGATTTTGGGAGATCTTAGAGCTTGCCTGTGAGTATCACGATTATGGCAAAATTCACTGCAAGTTTCAAGAAAAACTCAAAAACAAAAGCGTAAAACCTATAAAGAATCTTCCGGAGGTAAGGCATAATCTGCTTTCGCCCGCCTTTGTAGATGTAGAGGATGAACGAATCGGAAAAATCGTAAGACTTTTGGTTTTACACCACCATCCTGTGGAGGAAGTGTCAGTAGAAAATGTGGAAAAAGTTTTAAAGGAGGAGTTTGGCTTTGAGAAAAATCCGATAAGCTTTTTGCTAAAAAAAGGGGAGATAGATTATTTGAGGGATGATATTGCAAGGATGTTTAACCTTCCTGAGGAAGAATTGATTAAATACTACCGCCTTTTGAAGGGATTACTTCTTCGCATAGACCACGCCAGCAGTTCAAAGCAAGCACAAGAAGTTGAAGAAATACCTCCGGATGACACGCTAAGTTTCGTGGATGAGTTTTTCAAAGAAAAGAACATCAATCCCAACGAAATGCAAATATTTATAAAAGGGAACAGGGATAAAAACCTCGTGGTTATAGCTCCTACTGGATCGGGCAAAACTGAGGCAGGCTTTATCTATCTTCAAAGAAAAGGCTTTTTTATGTTGCCATACAGAGTTTCTGCCAACGGCATTTACACAAGGGCAGAGGGAATTTTTAAAGATCGTGCAGGACTTTTACACTCAAGTGCATTAAGCTATGTGCTTGAAAAGGATGAACGAAACGAAGACATTCAAAACAACAAAGAAGATGCTATCTTTTTGAACTACTTCCTTTCCTGCAACTTTGCCAAGCCAATAATCGTCTGCACCCCAGACCAGCTTATGCACTTTGTCTTTAGATACAAAGGCTTTGAAAAGTACTATGCCACAGCGCTCTACTCAAGGCTTGTTATTGACGAGTTGCAGTCTTACGACCCAATTACCTTAGCCTTTATAGTAAAAGCTTTGGAAGTGTTAGCTCAAAACGGCGGAAAGTTTTTAGTTATGACAGCCACTTTCCCTGAGTTCCTAAAGGAGAGATTTATATCTATGGGAGTAGAGTTTGAGAAATTTAACCTACAGCAAAAGCCTTACCACAATGTTGAGATCGTGCAAGACAAAATAGACAGCTGGATAGAAAAGATAGTAGAGCTTTCCCAAAAAGCCAAAGTGCTTGTGGTGGTAAATACTGTCAAAAAGGCTATTGAGCTAAAAGGGGAAATTCCCAGCGCTAAGCTTTTACACAGCAGGTTTATGCTCAAAGACAGAAAGCAAAAGGAAATAGAGATAAAGAATTTTTTTGACGGTCAAGAGGGGGGCGTGTGGATCACCACTCAGCTTGCGGAAGTGTCTTTGGACCTTGATGCGGACTACCTTTTTACAGAGCTTTCTACTGCAGACAGTTTGATCCAGCGCATGGGAAGGTGCAACAGAAGAGGGCAAAAATCAACAGAGGAACCAAACGTGTTTGTATTCACAGAAGAATGTTCTGGCATAGGCTCTGTGTATTACAAAGACTTACACCAAAAAATGCAGAAAGAACTTAAGGATGGGCTTTGGTATTGGGAGTTTAAGTGGGAGCTTATGGAAAAGGTGTATTCAGAAAGTGCTTTGAGAAACACAAAGTACTTGGAGAGCTTTAACAAGGCTTACAGCTACATAACAAGCCTTTGGGAGGGAACGGATAGCCTTATAAGGAGTAAAAGTAAAGCGCAGGAGCTTTTTAGGGACATAAACGCAGTGCAAGTAATTCCCAAAAGGTTTGAAAAAGAGGTTCAAGAGCTGGTGCAAAAATGGGAAAAGACAAAGGACAACTTGGTGGAAAGAGTAAAATATCTAAGCCAGATTCTTGAATACAGCTTTTCTCTTCCTGCGTGGTCCTTGAACAAGTTGGAAAAGCAAAAAATTCACGATAAGCTAAGCATCTACTACGTGGAAGGAAACTACGGCGAAGATACAGGCTTTGAGCTAACAAGCTCTGCAGACACTGAACAAGAGGAAAACATCGTATAG
- the cas4 gene encoding CRISPR-associated protein Cas4: MDLRELKFRGTQVAYYAVCQRKLWLFTKGISFENESEYVQLGKLLDEISFSREREEEFSYEPVSIDFFTTEKGLAVHEVKHSPALEPAHVLQVKYYIYYLRTKGIKVSHGIIHYPKQKRLLEVELSKQDEELMGEVIGKMENILKKDTPPKVINKPYCKKCAYWEYCYG, from the coding sequence ATGGACCTAAGGGAGTTAAAATTTAGAGGCACGCAGGTAGCATACTACGCGGTGTGTCAAAGAAAGCTTTGGCTTTTTACAAAAGGAATAAGCTTTGAAAATGAATCAGAGTATGTCCAACTTGGGAAGCTTTTGGACGAGATTAGCTTTTCGAGAGAAAGGGAAGAAGAGTTTTCCTACGAGCCTGTTAGCATAGATTTTTTCACTACGGAAAAAGGTTTGGCAGTTCATGAAGTAAAGCACTCACCCGCCTTGGAGCCTGCTCATGTACTTCAGGTTAAGTATTACATCTACTACCTTAGGACAAAAGGAATCAAAGTCTCCCACGGGATAATTCACTATCCAAAACAAAAAAGGCTTTTGGAGGTTGAGTTAAGCAAACAGGACGAAGAGCTTATGGGGGAGGTGATAGGTAAGATGGAGAATATACTCAAAAAAGACACACCACCGAAGGTTATAAACAAACCATATTGCAAAAAGTGTGCCTATTGGGAATATTGCTATGGCTGA
- the cas1b gene encoding type I-B CRISPR-associated endonuclease Cas1b: MAEIYYITTNGTLKRDENTIFFENGDIKKKIPVENTSELFILAEVSTNTRFFSFLSQYGITAHFFNYYGYYIGSFYPREKNLSGYLLIKQVEHYLDKEKRLYLAKSFVLGSIVNSEKLYRIDVSEYLKRLKQAFTIEAVMQVEGSFKKLCYKTLEKLTGWDFETRTKRPPQNPLNALISFGNSLVYAKVLGEIYHTPLNSTVSYLHEPSEKRHSLCLDVAEVFKPMLSEGLILELIKSGTITERDFLEEAEYCYLNTDGKKKFLKAFDNLLKSTVYHPKLKRNVSLKTLIRLELYKLIKHLAEDETYLPLDYYNLKQ; this comes from the coding sequence ATGGCTGAAATTTACTACATAACCACCAACGGGACCTTAAAGAGAGATGAAAATACTATATTTTTTGAAAACGGGGACATCAAAAAGAAGATACCCGTAGAAAACACTTCTGAGCTTTTCATTTTAGCAGAGGTTAGTACCAATACCAGGTTTTTTAGTTTTTTGTCCCAATACGGGATAACTGCACACTTTTTCAATTATTATGGCTACTATATAGGTAGCTTTTATCCGAGGGAGAAAAATCTATCGGGCTATCTTCTCATAAAGCAAGTGGAACATTACCTTGATAAAGAAAAAAGGCTTTATCTTGCAAAAAGCTTTGTGCTTGGTTCTATAGTAAATTCTGAAAAACTTTACAGGATAGATGTTAGTGAGTATTTGAAAAGACTAAAACAGGCTTTTACCATTGAAGCGGTCATGCAAGTGGAAGGAAGCTTTAAAAAGCTTTGTTACAAAACCCTTGAGAAATTGACAGGTTGGGATTTTGAGACAAGAACAAAAAGACCGCCACAGAACCCTTTGAACGCTTTAATTTCCTTTGGCAACTCTCTGGTTTACGCCAAGGTGCTTGGAGAGATATACCACACTCCCCTGAACTCAACGGTTAGTTATCTGCACGAACCTTCGGAAAAAAGACATTCCTTATGCTTAGATGTGGCAGAGGTCTTTAAACCTATGCTTTCAGAGGGATTAATTCTTGAGCTTATTAAATCGGGCACTATAACAGAAAGGGACTTTCTGGAAGAGGCTGAATATTGCTATCTAAACACCGATGGAAAGAAAAAGTTTTTGAAAGCTTTTGATAATCTTTTGAAATCTACTGTCTATCATCCAAAACTGAAAAGGAATGTATCGTTAAAAACACTGATAAGGCTTGAACTCTACAAGCTAATAAAACATTTAGCAGAAGATGAAACCTATTTACCGTTGGACTACTACAACCTAAAGCAATGA